A part of Marinobacter psychrophilus genomic DNA contains:
- a CDS encoding BCCT family transporter — protein MGAQQMNAGLNYLLGVEISTSTYILLIAVISVIAMISVITGVDRGIRVLSELNMRLTMVILGLFVVFDSTAYMLTGGLAALQTATIFAALPFSFILIMAIDGLFKSLFEGPLPWQVTLNC, from the coding sequence ATGGGCGCGCAGCAAATGAATGCCGGGTTGAATTACCTGCTAGGCGTTGAGATTTCAACGTCGACTTATATCCTTTTGATTGCCGTGATTTCAGTCATTGCGATGATATCGGTCATTACCGGTGTAGACCGCGGTATACGTGTATTGAGTGAGCTTAATATGCGTTTGACGATGGTGATTCTGGGGCTGTTTGTGGTGTTCGACTCGACGGCCTACATGTTGACTGGCGGCCTGGCGGCTCTGCAAACCGCCACCATCTTTGCCGCGTTACCCTTCTCATTCATACTGATCATGGCCATCGACGGTCTGTTTAAATCACTGTTTGAGGGGCCGCTGCCGTGGCAAGTGACGCTGAATTGCTAA
- a CDS encoding iron-containing alcohol dehydrogenase, with the protein MVTQVILPRILQIGEGASQQLPQVLASLGCNRPLIITDKMMVKLGYTQTIQDCLAASGLSADVFDDTVPEPTISSIQAGVAKVRDGDYDSIIALGGGSPIDSAKAISILGKFGGVMRDYKFPRIVNELGLPIIAIPTTAGTGSEVTKVTIITDESNDEKMLCVGVGFMPLAALVDFNLTLSLPKRTTADTGIDALTHAMEAYVSQKASLYTDAQAIAAMRLIGPNLRRAFHDGTDKQARERVMLGSTLAGIAFSNASVALVHGMSRPIGAAFHVPHGLSNAMLLPAVTEFSIPAAAERYADCARAMGVASEQDSTDVANSKLMAELYALNDELEVPTPELFGIDRDEFFRLLPTMAEQALQSGSPGNNPRIPSADEIIELYKKLW; encoded by the coding sequence ATGGTTACTCAAGTCATTCTCCCGCGCATTCTGCAAATTGGTGAAGGAGCCTCACAGCAATTACCGCAGGTGCTGGCGAGCCTGGGCTGCAATCGCCCATTAATTATCACCGATAAGATGATGGTTAAACTCGGTTACACCCAAACTATTCAGGACTGCCTGGCGGCGAGTGGACTGTCGGCCGACGTGTTCGATGACACCGTGCCGGAACCTACGATTAGCTCAATACAGGCGGGCGTTGCCAAAGTACGCGACGGTGATTACGACAGTATTATCGCCCTTGGCGGCGGTAGCCCTATCGACAGCGCGAAGGCCATCAGTATTCTGGGCAAATTTGGCGGTGTAATGCGGGATTATAAGTTTCCGCGCATTGTTAACGAGTTGGGTTTACCCATCATTGCCATACCCACCACGGCCGGCACTGGCTCAGAAGTGACCAAAGTGACGATCATCACAGACGAGTCCAACGATGAAAAAATGCTGTGTGTGGGCGTTGGTTTTATGCCGTTAGCGGCTTTGGTCGATTTTAACCTGACCTTAAGCCTGCCCAAGCGCACCACCGCCGATACCGGTATTGATGCCCTGACCCACGCGATGGAAGCCTACGTTAGCCAGAAGGCGAGCCTGTATACCGACGCTCAGGCCATTGCAGCAATGCGCTTAATCGGTCCGAATTTGCGCCGCGCGTTTCATGATGGCACCGACAAACAGGCTCGCGAGCGAGTCATGCTGGGATCCACTTTGGCCGGCATTGCCTTTTCCAACGCCTCGGTGGCTTTGGTACACGGCATGAGCCGACCGATTGGCGCCGCTTTCCACGTGCCCCACGGATTGTCCAACGCCATGTTACTGCCTGCGGTTACCGAGTTTTCCATTCCCGCCGCTGCGGAGCGTTATGCTGACTGTGCTCGTGCTATGGGCGTTGCTTCTGAGCAAGACAGTACTGACGTTGCCAACAGCAAACTAATGGCCGAGCTTTATGCCCTGAATGACGAACTGGAAGTGCCGACTCCAGAACTGTTCGGTATCGATCGCGACGAATTTTTCCGGCTGCTGCCCACCATGGCTGAGCAGGCTTTGCAGTCTGGTTCCCCGGGCAACAACCCCCGTATACCCAGTGCCGATGAGATTATCGAACTTTACAAAAAGCTCTGGTGA
- a CDS encoding CoA-acylating methylmalonate-semialdehyde dehydrogenase, whose translation MSTVGHLINGQIVNDKNRTQPIFNPSTGDSTRQVALASKATVEQAIAAAQAAYPAWRATPPIKRARIMFRFKELLEQNADHIAQLIGEEYGKIQHDALGELQRGIENVEYACGAPELLKGEHSANVGPGIDAWSEFQPLGVVAGITPFNFPAMVPLWMYPMAIVCGNCFILKPSERDPSSTLFIAQLLQQAGLPDGVMNVVNGDKEAVDTLLRDPRVQAVSFVGSTPIAEYIYTTASAHGKRCQALGGAKNHAIVMPDADMDNTVNQLLGAAFGSSGERCMALSVAVAVGDAAADALVAKMAEAMKALKVGAYNVPSNDFGPVITAQHRDKIVGYIDSAEKQGARIVVDGRNQVVNGHENGFFVGGTLIDRVTPEMTSYQEEIFGPVLQVVRVKTMQEAMDLINAHEYGNGTCIFTRDGEAARYFTDHIMVGMVGINVPLPVPVAYHSFGGWKRSLFGDLHAYGPDGVRFYTRRKAITQRWPSAGVREGAVFSMPTMK comes from the coding sequence ATGAGCACCGTAGGACATTTAATTAACGGCCAGATTGTTAACGACAAAAACCGCACCCAGCCTATTTTTAATCCCTCTACCGGTGACTCCACACGGCAGGTTGCGCTGGCATCTAAAGCCACGGTCGAACAGGCTATCGCAGCGGCACAAGCAGCTTACCCTGCATGGCGCGCGACTCCACCCATCAAGCGTGCCCGTATCATGTTCCGTTTCAAGGAACTGCTTGAGCAAAACGCAGATCACATCGCCCAGTTAATTGGTGAAGAGTACGGCAAAATTCAACACGATGCTCTTGGTGAACTGCAACGCGGGATCGAAAATGTGGAGTACGCCTGCGGTGCTCCCGAACTTTTGAAAGGCGAGCACAGCGCCAACGTTGGCCCCGGCATTGACGCCTGGAGTGAGTTCCAACCGTTGGGCGTAGTTGCAGGTATAACGCCGTTTAACTTCCCGGCCATGGTCCCGCTGTGGATGTACCCGATGGCAATTGTTTGCGGTAACTGTTTTATCCTGAAGCCTTCAGAACGCGACCCTAGCTCCACCCTGTTCATTGCTCAACTGTTGCAACAAGCAGGCTTGCCTGACGGTGTTATGAACGTGGTCAATGGCGACAAAGAAGCAGTGGATACACTGTTACGAGACCCTCGCGTTCAAGCGGTTAGCTTCGTCGGCTCAACCCCCATTGCCGAGTACATCTACACCACCGCCAGCGCTCACGGAAAGCGTTGTCAGGCTTTGGGCGGTGCCAAAAACCACGCCATCGTCATGCCCGATGCTGACATGGACAATACGGTGAACCAGCTGTTGGGCGCCGCATTTGGCTCTTCAGGTGAACGCTGTATGGCGCTGTCGGTTGCGGTTGCCGTGGGTGACGCTGCCGCTGATGCCTTGGTTGCCAAGATGGCCGAAGCCATGAAAGCGCTGAAAGTGGGTGCGTACAACGTACCCAGCAATGACTTTGGCCCCGTGATCACCGCTCAACACCGCGACAAAATCGTGGGTTATATCGACAGCGCAGAGAAGCAGGGCGCACGCATTGTCGTAGACGGTCGTAACCAGGTCGTTAACGGCCACGAAAACGGCTTTTTCGTGGGTGGCACGCTCATTGATCGAGTTACTCCTGAGATGACAAGCTACCAGGAAGAAATTTTTGGACCGGTGCTTCAGGTGGTGCGCGTTAAAACCATGCAGGAGGCCATGGATTTGATCAACGCTCACGAATACGGAAACGGTACCTGCATCTTTACCCGGGATGGCGAAGCCGCCCGTTATTTCACCGACCATATTATGGTCGGCATGGTCGGCATTAACGTACCCTTACCCGTACCGGTGGCTTATCATAGCTTCGGTGGCTGGAAGCGTTCTCTGTTTGGCGATTTGCACGCCTACGGCCCGGATGGTGTGCGTTTCTACACGCGTCGGAAGGCTATTACGCAGCGCTGGCCTTCCGCCGGAGTCCGCGAGGGCGCCGTATTCTCGATGCCAACGATGAAGTAA
- a CDS encoding LysR substrate-binding domain-containing protein, which translates to MKKRLPPLNWLRTFEAAARHLNLTQASVELNLTQAATSQHIKGLESQLYTVLFRRLPRGLELTDEGKAYLPVVHECIRRLTTATEEIFGQSKNRLLTVKVNLVFFTTWIAPRLAGFYQQYPDVGMRFTSNIWLDQEIHTHDSDMGIRYGKGYWPGFDADRLSWDELFPVCSPRLASTLGSINQADLGACEQLSKQTLLHVIGYEEGLGHWLDQAGLSDIRFSHEIQFDTLISALEVAKHGGGLALGRTSLVEDMLEKGLLVAPFAQKVPTAEAFYLLRPSNKYVHPHAEIFRSWLIKEAKQKH; encoded by the coding sequence ATGAAAAAGAGACTTCCACCGTTAAATTGGCTGCGGACTTTCGAAGCAGCAGCACGCCATCTGAACCTGACCCAGGCTTCGGTTGAATTGAATTTGACCCAGGCCGCAACCAGTCAGCACATTAAGGGACTTGAGTCCCAGCTCTACACGGTTCTGTTCCGGCGATTACCGCGGGGCTTGGAATTGACAGACGAAGGCAAGGCGTATCTGCCAGTGGTGCATGAGTGCATCAGGCGGCTTACCACAGCAACCGAAGAAATCTTCGGTCAGAGCAAAAATCGATTGTTAACTGTCAAAGTGAACCTGGTGTTTTTTACCACTTGGATTGCCCCTCGGCTTGCCGGCTTCTACCAGCAATATCCGGATGTGGGTATGCGTTTCACCAGCAATATCTGGCTGGACCAGGAGATACACACTCATGATTCCGATATGGGAATTCGCTACGGCAAGGGGTATTGGCCGGGCTTCGATGCCGATCGGCTGAGTTGGGACGAGCTATTTCCTGTCTGCAGTCCGCGTCTGGCGAGCACCCTTGGGTCGATCAACCAAGCAGACCTGGGTGCCTGCGAACAACTAAGTAAACAGACGCTGCTGCACGTTATCGGTTACGAGGAAGGCTTGGGCCATTGGCTCGATCAGGCTGGTTTGTCTGATATCCGGTTTTCCCATGAAATTCAGTTTGATACCTTGATTTCTGCGCTAGAGGTGGCAAAACACGGGGGAGGCCTCGCCCTCGGCAGAACGAGTTTGGTCGAAGACATGCTCGAAAAAGGCCTACTTGTGGCACCGTTTGCACAAAAAGTCCCAACAGCCGAAGCCTTTTATCTCCTGCGTCCGTCTAATAAATACGTTCACCCACACGCTGAAATTTTTCGTAGCTGGTTAATAAAAGAGGCCAAACAAAAACATTAG
- a CDS encoding DUF4124 domain-containing protein, protein MRPVPISIAVVVMLVSLSGAAKADYYRWTDANGVTHFTDKPKTPGSQAINFRRPTVIPIADNNRRRGDRLQGLQPDTPKNSVQGKARKPVQANAAQTAQQKTCENYADRIGNIESRLRAGGYSVSLGNRLRRDRRELASKRAWECLRR, encoded by the coding sequence ATGCGACCCGTCCCGATATCCATTGCTGTTGTGGTGATGTTAGTTAGCCTGTCTGGCGCGGCAAAAGCCGATTACTACCGCTGGACCGACGCTAACGGCGTTACCCATTTCACCGATAAGCCCAAAACGCCTGGCAGCCAGGCGATCAATTTCCGCAGGCCCACTGTGATTCCTATCGCGGACAATAACCGACGCCGTGGCGACCGTTTGCAGGGCCTTCAGCCTGACACACCGAAGAACTCGGTTCAGGGTAAAGCTCGAAAGCCCGTACAAGCCAATGCGGCCCAGACTGCCCAGCAAAAAACCTGTGAGAATTATGCAGACCGCATCGGCAATATAGAAAGCCGATTGCGCGCCGGTGGCTATTCAGTCTCTCTAGGAAACCGGCTAAGACGCGACAGGCGGGAGTTGGCCAGCAAGCGGGCCTGGGAATGTTTGCGGCGATAG
- a CDS encoding chemotaxis protein, translating into MSSQPKQLQKLLLFQLTDHRQFGLGTLKIREIMPFRRLSRLPHSHHAIVGTATFRNAAVPVIDMAAAIGYPALSAEERAEASIIVTDVQRQEIGFMVRSVQRIVEADWKKVLPPPQALGKNAFITGLLTLDGALVQLLDLELLLARVYPESLNSQDVLLNDMEIETLRNMSILLVDDSRVARKQLCDVLDRKNIGYQVTESGTAAFEYLLDSSAHGKPVNILVSDIEMPGLDGYELTFKVRDNSQLHQPYIILHTSLNSEMSLSYAEQVGADTALTKFDAEELMHAMLIAAQGRQQQI; encoded by the coding sequence ATGAGTAGCCAACCCAAGCAGCTGCAAAAACTGCTGCTGTTTCAACTGACAGATCACCGGCAGTTTGGCCTGGGTACTCTGAAAATTCGCGAAATCATGCCGTTCAGGCGTCTTAGTCGCCTGCCCCATAGCCACCACGCCATTGTTGGCACGGCCACCTTCCGTAACGCGGCGGTGCCGGTAATCGATATGGCCGCGGCTATTGGTTACCCGGCGTTAAGCGCGGAGGAGCGCGCCGAGGCTTCCATTATCGTGACCGACGTGCAGCGTCAGGAAATCGGTTTTATGGTGCGCAGCGTGCAACGCATCGTTGAAGCCGATTGGAAAAAGGTGTTACCGCCGCCCCAAGCGCTGGGTAAGAACGCGTTTATTACCGGTTTGCTAACCCTTGATGGCGCTCTGGTGCAACTGCTGGATCTGGAATTGCTGCTGGCTAGGGTATACCCGGAGTCTTTGAACAGTCAGGACGTGCTGCTGAATGATATGGAGATAGAAACCCTACGCAACATGTCGATTCTGCTGGTAGATGATTCACGGGTGGCGCGCAAACAGCTTTGCGACGTGCTGGATCGCAAGAATATTGGCTATCAGGTAACCGAAAGCGGCACGGCAGCGTTCGAGTACCTGCTGGATAGCAGCGCCCACGGCAAACCGGTGAATATTCTGGTGAGTGACATCGAAATGCCGGGCCTGGACGGCTATGAACTGACGTTCAAGGTGCGCGACAACAGCCAACTGCACCAGCCATACATTATTCTGCATACCTCACTAAACAGCGAAATGAGCCTGAGTTATGCCGAACAGGTCGGTGCTGATACCGCGCTTACCAAGTTCGACGCTGAGGAACTGATGCACGCGATGTTAATCGCTGCGCAAGGCCGCCAGCAGCAGATCTGA
- the mqo gene encoding malate dehydrogenase (quinone), translating to MAVRQADVVLVGGGVMSATLGMTLKQLDPTMDIVLVERLGHIAHESTDGWNNAGTGHAGYCELNYTPETDEGDVAIDRALQINAQFEVTLQFWSYLVEQGILPDPKKFINRTPHQSFVWGEKDVAFLKRRFERLSAHHLFREMEYSESPEELAEWMPLIVKHRDPMQRVAATRIKHGADVDFGSLTRSIVRHLESQPGFELMLNSSVHYIDQRDNGRWKIRVKNQETGKQTKLEAGFVFLGAGGGALPLLQKSGIDEAEGYGGFPVSGQWLVCDRPEVVQQHHSKVYGKAPIGAPPMSVPHLDTRIINGEPALLFGPFAGFTTRFLKQGSVFDLISSVRSSNLRPMLSVSKSNMDLTRYLIGEVFQSHRDRVDALRNFFPDAREGDWHLQDAGQRVQIIKKSKDGGGKLEFGTEIVAAKDGTLAALLGASPGASTAANAMLDVLQRCFPEKMKTPEWQARMKVLVPSYGQSLEEDEELLLKVRERTLTTLKLKP from the coding sequence ATGGCCGTAAGACAGGCAGACGTAGTGCTGGTCGGTGGGGGCGTCATGAGCGCTACCCTCGGCATGACATTGAAGCAGTTAGACCCAACCATGGACATCGTTCTGGTGGAGCGTCTGGGCCATATTGCCCACGAAAGCACTGATGGCTGGAACAATGCAGGTACCGGTCACGCCGGCTACTGCGAGCTGAACTACACCCCCGAGACCGACGAGGGCGATGTGGCCATCGACCGGGCTTTGCAGATAAACGCCCAATTCGAAGTAACGCTGCAGTTTTGGTCTTACTTGGTGGAGCAGGGCATCTTGCCCGATCCGAAAAAATTCATAAACCGTACCCCGCATCAGAGCTTCGTCTGGGGCGAAAAAGACGTTGCCTTCCTTAAACGCCGCTTCGAACGCTTGAGTGCGCATCACCTGTTTCGTGAAATGGAATACAGTGAGTCGCCGGAAGAGCTGGCCGAGTGGATGCCGCTGATCGTTAAGCACCGTGACCCCATGCAGCGTGTTGCGGCTACCCGGATAAAGCACGGCGCCGATGTGGATTTCGGTTCCCTGACCCGCAGCATCGTGAGGCATCTGGAAAGCCAGCCTGGTTTCGAGCTAATGCTGAACAGCTCGGTGCACTATATTGACCAACGCGATAACGGGCGCTGGAAAATAAGGGTCAAAAATCAGGAAACCGGTAAACAGACTAAACTGGAAGCCGGCTTTGTGTTCCTGGGTGCGGGCGGCGGTGCTCTGCCCCTGTTGCAGAAATCAGGTATTGATGAAGCCGAAGGTTATGGCGGTTTTCCGGTGAGCGGCCAGTGGTTGGTGTGTGACCGGCCGGAAGTGGTGCAACAGCATCATTCCAAGGTTTACGGTAAAGCGCCGATTGGTGCGCCGCCGATGTCGGTGCCACACCTGGATACCCGCATTATTAACGGCGAGCCGGCCCTGTTGTTTGGACCCTTTGCCGGCTTTACCACCCGCTTCCTGAAACAGGGTTCGGTGTTTGACCTGATCAGTTCGGTGCGCTCGTCGAACTTGCGCCCCATGTTGTCGGTGAGCAAGTCCAACATGGATCTGACCCGCTATCTGATTGGTGAAGTGTTTCAGTCCCACCGCGACCGGGTAGACGCACTGCGCAATTTCTTCCCGGATGCCCGCGAGGGCGACTGGCACTTGCAGGACGCAGGCCAACGGGTGCAGATCATCAAAAAATCCAAAGACGGCGGCGGCAAGCTGGAATTTGGTACTGAAATAGTTGCTGCCAAAGACGGCACGTTAGCCGCACTGCTGGGAGCCTCGCCTGGCGCCTCAACAGCCGCAAACGCGATGCTCGACGTGTTGCAGCGCTGTTTTCCCGAGAAAATGAAAACCCCGGAGTGGCAGGCGCGCATGAAAGTTTTGGTGCCATCGTACGGCCAGTCTTTAGAAGAGGACGAAGAGCTGCTGTTAAAAGTGCGTGAGCGTACGCTCACCACCCTTAAGCTCAAACCGTGA
- a CDS encoding calcium/sodium antiporter: MLLAIGAIIAGLILLLWSADKFVDGAAAAAKHWGMPTLLIGMVIIGFGTSAPELAVSAIAAMEGNSGLALGNGYGSNITNIALIVGLTAIIAPITVHSQIIRKELPLLVGLTLIAGYQLIDGELSHTDGWVLLAVFAAVMGWFIFQGLRNKDDSVEAGLKESALAHPMPLRNAVFWLIVGLVLLVVSSRMLVWGAVYVAQSLGVSDLVIGLTVVAVGTSLPELASALAAVRKNEHDLILGNILGSGIFNTLAVVGLAATISPLQVDPEVLYRDWSLMLALTVGLLLMGFGFAGRSRIISRVDGGILTLVYVSYTGYLLTTMIPTNS, translated from the coding sequence ATGTTACTGGCGATCGGTGCAATCATTGCCGGCTTAATTCTTCTGTTGTGGAGCGCCGACAAGTTTGTAGACGGGGCCGCAGCCGCCGCTAAGCACTGGGGCATGCCCACCTTGCTAATCGGCATGGTGATTATCGGCTTTGGCACATCGGCTCCCGAGCTGGCGGTTTCTGCTATAGCCGCGATGGAGGGCAACTCCGGCTTGGCTCTGGGCAACGGTTACGGCTCCAACATTACCAACATAGCGCTGATTGTTGGCTTAACAGCCATCATTGCGCCCATAACCGTGCATTCACAAATCATCCGCAAGGAACTACCACTGCTCGTCGGCCTTACCCTGATTGCCGGTTACCAGCTAATTGATGGCGAGCTGTCGCACACCGACGGTTGGGTTTTGCTAGCGGTTTTCGCGGCGGTGATGGGCTGGTTCATATTCCAGGGCCTGCGTAATAAAGACGACTCTGTTGAAGCTGGCCTAAAGGAAAGCGCGTTGGCTCATCCCATGCCGCTGAGAAACGCCGTTTTCTGGCTGATTGTGGGCTTGGTGCTGCTGGTCGTCAGTTCCCGAATGTTGGTTTGGGGCGCGGTTTACGTTGCCCAGAGCTTGGGCGTCAGCGATCTGGTTATTGGCCTGACCGTTGTCGCCGTTGGCACGTCTTTGCCGGAGCTGGCGTCAGCCTTGGCCGCCGTGCGCAAAAATGAACATGACCTGATTCTCGGCAACATTCTGGGTTCGGGTATTTTCAACACTCTCGCAGTGGTCGGTCTTGCCGCAACCATCAGCCCTTTGCAGGTGGACCCAGAGGTCCTCTACCGCGACTGGTCACTGATGCTGGCGCTGACCGTTGGCCTACTGCTGATGGGCTTTGGCTTTGCCGGCCGCAGCCGCATCATCAGTCGGGTAGACGGTGGTATTCTAACGCTGGTCTACGTGTCGTACACTGGCTACCTGTTAACCACCATGATACCCACCAACAGCTAA
- the msrB gene encoding peptide-methionine (R)-S-oxide reductase MsrB — protein MAESAAGYDLTPLTAEQIEDKAVSLSADERRILLDHGTEPPFCGTLLDNKKQGVYECRLCDLPLFNSNAKFDSGTGWPSFFQPFDPQHIRYIGDDTLGMRRTEVRCSRCDSHLGHVFPDGPAPSGQRYCLNSVALTFKENASA, from the coding sequence TTGGCCGAATCTGCAGCCGGATACGATCTGACGCCGCTAACAGCGGAACAGATTGAAGACAAAGCCGTTAGCCTGAGCGCCGACGAGCGAAGAATATTGTTAGACCATGGCACCGAGCCCCCGTTTTGCGGCACGTTGCTGGACAATAAAAAGCAGGGTGTTTATGAATGCCGGCTGTGCGACTTGCCGTTGTTTAACTCTAACGCCAAGTTTGATTCAGGTACCGGCTGGCCCAGCTTTTTTCAGCCCTTCGATCCGCAGCACATTCGTTATATTGGAGACGATACATTGGGCATGCGTCGCACAGAAGTGCGCTGTTCGCGCTGTGACAGCCATCTGGGTCACGTTTTCCCAGACGGCCCGGCGCCCAGCGGTCAGCGCTATTGCCTGAACTCGGTGGCTCTGACGTTCAAGGAAAACGCCAGCGCTTAG
- the msrA gene encoding peptide-methionine (S)-S-oxide reductase MsrA, which yields MTTSCSIPGMTVPRSRFPDPEQDLSADQDGGQIILAGGCFWCVEAVIIAMNGVHSVESGYTGGSAGSANYHAVCTGTTGHAEAIKVEYDPSQVSLGSLLKVFFSVAHDPTQRNRQGNDVGTQYRSAIFYQSAQQRQVAQAYIEQLNQAGVFNSAIVTELEPLAIFYVAEADHQNFAARNPGQPYIMAVAAPKVRKLVDQYSDRLKPGVTSRSTDDQSNKA from the coding sequence ATGACAACATCCTGTAGCATCCCCGGCATGACTGTGCCGCGCAGCCGATTTCCGGATCCTGAACAGGATCTTTCCGCAGACCAGGACGGCGGTCAGATAATACTCGCAGGCGGCTGTTTCTGGTGCGTAGAGGCGGTCATTATTGCTATGAACGGCGTGCACTCGGTTGAATCCGGTTACACTGGTGGATCTGCTGGCAGCGCTAACTATCATGCCGTCTGCACCGGCACCACGGGCCATGCTGAAGCAATCAAAGTTGAATACGATCCGAGTCAGGTGTCATTGGGCAGCTTGCTAAAAGTATTCTTTTCGGTGGCTCACGATCCTACCCAGCGTAACCGCCAAGGTAACGACGTTGGCACCCAGTATCGTTCGGCCATTTTTTATCAGTCCGCACAGCAGCGCCAGGTCGCGCAGGCTTACATCGAACAGTTGAACCAGGCAGGCGTGTTCAACTCGGCGATTGTGACGGAACTGGAGCCGCTGGCGATCTTCTACGTAGCAGAAGCAGATCACCAGAACTTCGCCGCTCGCAACCCGGGCCAGCCCTATATCATGGCGGTTGCTGCACCCAAAGTGCGGAAGTTGGTTGACCAATACAGCGATCGGCTAAAGCCCGGCGTAACGTCTAGATCTACCGACGACCAATCGAATAAAGCGTAA
- a CDS encoding class II fumarate hydratase, translated as MSNERVESDSLGEVRVPENALWGAQTQRAIENFPVSGQPMPPAFIAAVVQIKKAAAEANASLALLNGPVRDAIVLACDQLLAGDYYDQFPVDRYQTGSGTSTNMNVNEVIATLAQLSGVVVHPNDHVNMSQSSNDVIPSAIHISAVIAIHQNLVPALTHLQGVLYEREAMYGEQVKTGRTHLMDAMPVTLGQELQTWREQLKATQARIERAADELLALPQGGTAVGTGINAVSEFAPEFTRCLKANTGFGFKPLTHKFVAQSAVDAPVALSAQLRGLGIVLTKIANDLRWMNSGPIHGLSEISLPVLQPGSSIMPGKVNPVIPESVAMVGAQIMGLDASIAYAGQSGNFQLNVMLPLVGANLLEMIGLLSNASSLLSNKALKGFTVNAEHLNAGVGRNPVLVTALNPEIGYSLASEIAKEAYASGRPVIDVAEERSGLSRERLEQLMDPLKLTRGGLAEQ; from the coding sequence ATGAGCAATGAACGGGTAGAAAGCGACAGCCTTGGCGAGGTCAGGGTGCCGGAAAATGCACTTTGGGGGGCACAAACCCAACGCGCCATCGAAAACTTCCCCGTCAGCGGGCAACCCATGCCGCCGGCGTTCATTGCCGCCGTGGTGCAGATAAAAAAAGCCGCGGCGGAAGCGAATGCCAGCCTGGCCTTGCTTAATGGCCCGGTTCGCGATGCCATTGTGCTGGCCTGTGACCAGCTTCTGGCCGGTGATTACTACGATCAGTTTCCGGTAGACCGTTATCAGACCGGCTCCGGCACCAGCACCAATATGAATGTTAACGAGGTGATCGCGACACTGGCCCAGCTCAGTGGTGTGGTGGTTCATCCCAACGACCACGTAAATATGAGCCAGAGCTCTAACGATGTCATCCCGTCGGCTATCCATATCAGCGCGGTGATAGCAATTCACCAGAATCTGGTGCCGGCGTTGACTCATTTACAGGGCGTTCTGTACGAACGCGAAGCCATGTACGGCGAGCAGGTAAAAACTGGCAGAACCCACCTGATGGACGCAATGCCGGTGACCCTGGGTCAAGAGCTTCAGACTTGGCGCGAGCAATTAAAAGCGACACAGGCGCGTATCGAACGTGCAGCAGATGAGCTCCTGGCGTTGCCCCAGGGCGGCACGGCTGTAGGCACCGGAATTAATGCCGTTAGCGAGTTTGCGCCCGAGTTTACCCGCTGTTTGAAAGCCAATACCGGCTTTGGCTTCAAGCCATTAACCCATAAGTTTGTGGCACAGAGCGCAGTGGATGCGCCGGTGGCGCTGTCGGCGCAGCTGCGTGGGCTTGGCATAGTGCTGACAAAAATTGCCAACGACTTACGTTGGATGAACAGTGGCCCTATTCACGGGTTGTCAGAAATTAGCCTTCCGGTACTGCAGCCCGGCAGCAGCATTATGCCGGGCAAAGTAAACCCGGTGATCCCCGAATCGGTAGCGATGGTCGGCGCACAAATTATGGGGCTTGATGCCTCTATCGCCTACGCTGGGCAGTCTGGTAATTTTCAGCTCAACGTGATGTTACCGTTGGTAGGTGCCAACCTGCTGGAGATGATTGGCCTGCTAAGCAATGCCAGCAGTCTGCTGAGTAACAAAGCGCTAAAAGGCTTTACTGTAAACGCCGAGCACCTAAATGCAGGTGTTGGCCGTAATCCCGTGCTGGTGACGGCGCTGAATCCGGAAATTGGTTACAGCCTGGCGTCTGAAATCGCCAAAGAAGCCTACGCCAGTGGCCGCCCAGTGATTGACGTAGCCGAAGAGCGCAGTGGTCTCAGCCGCGAGCGGCTTGAGCAGCTTATGGACCCGTTAAAACTGACCCGCGGCGGGCTCGCAGAGCAGTGA